One Platichthys flesus chromosome 14, fPlaFle2.1, whole genome shotgun sequence genomic region harbors:
- the LOC133968671 gene encoding junctional cadherin 5-associated protein → MYSVEDLLISHGYKLPKSGPPSATPYDKRPADCQRELVDNRAGRGTLNGYEADRGASFTGIYASRQALVKCFPATDNESGERFQRRKEAGIGILGDAQPLGDSLATDSGFYDVPSLTYSEPLSHDERDVSYWRRRGQDFSILLDYADGRELRASAGAWRPQALIAAEEHRAERRAQQLWEDISWLRDPDAAPCQLRVTGERKCQSLGTEEWRPAVGLGRQLSDGDGDRWAQDHYRLRTPEGFFHPRTKAKSQSLPRVLSPDRIDGRELIPSRPSLPDRQQRINSTVFSGPYSRYIYSGLGRERWGRNAGPSSHVALLPKPRFSRPLKPPSYEIHQQTRGSAEMLAIEQGAKQKDRSLYFPRGGELRQDYFAQHSAITGMEPPGYIPPPSYRRPPLPRAVSINRNEMANLRWRAEALQMHSSDPGRWFSRQAGGSWLEYYGDRGASYRKLVHSGHEEQPGPARQLPTEDPRAKQISGGPGGNSLTDSDKIRNISKEIPPAIPSAIPPAIAPPIPPKILGQSTHDSAFPPQQGPALNTDGRKTSLIENDSINRWSNRGLNKKSDSVGPEQNRTQFFPSSILGKPPPPPCKPVDQGVSEIVAEVKKVEVPDPPEKDKNKNLKKRLSETIFCLVSVPPTPQLCGTIRDQNNNNEKSPDPADSPSDNKTGHLTNQSLQSTSSAEAELQALTGSIASSKTSSRASSKMFKRVPCRPPKINHYKELKLSGSWPSNQYRDQETQTSPEAQKPAPENKEAQQEPVPPDTEDPPDSIGVAGSSFTFPIKGVKSLKLSSNSAFSLTSTFSNQLNKSTAPQPAVPPSGNVEENKPAANTGSEALPPLLLKPTVQRPWDAVKELETIKKEVQDQQQQQNSKQPSVDKCIEDLNEAYKDILELGTASNKVPDGSVQIPERIKIRLTSEPLNKPSSLRRSAVSWSVDPEYREVKSAFSRPATKSVTFSKQLREELPVPPRETGFREYRVLSHLSRRRSTDGRTVKLDLPDEPIETPLCDFSPTTHTTSAEVPWADRQPMQDASTLTSPPDYEDICLTLRHTKDPSDVNKASTGNSNPNDPETPQDLSGESEEDCPICKRELENQMRQGPLPPLHEENSSDSSATQNGSPPQCAALESPADDSLTAEPNDSSLKQSGSDLCGETREQSTLTQGGNEITDNAQADNLDNIGAVNPAESLLMNDATKESASMILANDVPADPQVTEEQRAKELEAKEASIGEIPEGSADKQSAEGKFENEIQDSAAPDDKQAQEKNPFAVPEQRVVLRTHLGRDHAGLPEFPPDRLPLSVPPNPDRRLSLSLEGERRSRGPAHRMEALQNKLAISPGRVAVERLARMRDVDVMYRMRRLSIRSNDSGEGDAEGEGEGKEEQVEESHRLPQRNKENDQEVTNSQQVSDETVLQNKESSLSEPHDPSRVETL, encoded by the exons ATGTACAGTGTGGAGGACCTTCTCATTTCGCACGGATACAAATTGCCCAAGAGCGGCCCTCCTTCTGCCACGCCTTATGACAAGCGTCCTGCTGATTGCCAGCGTGAACTTGTGGACAACAGGGCCGGCCGGGGGACGCTGAACGGGTATGAGGCGGACCGGGGGGCATCCTTCACAGGCATCTACGCCAGCAGGCAGGCACTGGTGAAGTGCTTCCCCGCCACAGACAACGAGAGCGGGGAACGATTCCAACGGAGGAAAGAAGCCGGCATTGGTATCCTAGGTGACGCTCAGCCCTTGGGTGATTCTCTCGCCACGGATAGTGG GTTCTACGATGTTCCCAGTTTGACTTATTCAGAGCCACTGAGCCATGACGAAAGGGATGTTTCCTACTGGCGGAGGCGAGGCCAGGACTTCAGCATCCTCCTGGACTATGCTGATGGCAGGGAGCTGAGGGCCTCTGCTGGAGCATGGAGGCCACAGGCCCTGATCGCAGCTGAGGAGCACAGGGCAGAGAGGCGAGCGCAGCAGCTATGGGAGGATATTTCCTGGCTAAGGGATCCAGATGCAGCCCCTTGTCAGCTAAGGGTGACTGGGGAGAGGAAGTGCCAGAGCCTTGGTACAGAAGAGTGGAGGCCTGCTGTGGGCCTGGGAAGGCAGCTGTCAGATGGTGATGGGGACAGATGGGCTCAGGACCACTATCGTTTGAGGACACCTGAGGGTTTTTTTCACCCTAGAACTAAAGCAAAGTCTCAATCTCTCCCGAGAGTTTTGTCACCTGATAGAATTGATGGCAGAGAGCTTATTCCATCCAGACCTAGCCTACCCGATAGACAACAGAGGATAAACAGCACTGTCTTCTCTGGGCCCTATAGTAGGTATATCTATAGTGGTCTTGGCAGGGAGCGTTGGGGTAGGAATGCTGGGCCAAGCAGCCATGTTGCACTTTTACCAAAGCCCAGGTTCAGCAGGCCTTTAAAGCCGCCATCATATGAGATTCACCAGCAGACTAGGGGTAGCGCAGAAATGCTTGCTATAGAGCAGGGTGCCAAACAAAAAGATAGGTCTCTCTATTTTCCAAGGGGCGGGGAGCTCAGACAAGACTATTTCGCACAACACTCTGCCATCACTGGAATGGAGCCCCCTGGCTACATCCCACCCCCATCTTATAGAAGACCCCCACTCCCAAGAGCAGTTTCAATCAACCGCAATGAGATGGCAAACCTAAGATGGAGGGCGGAAGCTCTGCAGATGCATAGTTCAGATCCTGGAAGATGGTTTTCCAGACAGGCAGGTGGTTCTTGGCTGGAGTATTATGGAGATCGTGGGGCATCCTATCGAAAACTGGTGCATTCTGGACATGAAGAACAACCAGGTCCTGCCCGTCAATTGCCAACTGAAGACCCAAGAGCGAAGCAAATCTCAGGAGGGCCTGGGGGAAATTCTCTCACTGACTCAGACAAGATCCGTAACATCAGCAAAGAGATTCCACCCGCGATTCCTTCAGCGATTCCACCCGCGATTGCGCCCCCGATTCCACCCAAGATTTTAGGACAATCTACACATGATAGTGCCTTTCCTCCCCAACAGGGGCCAGCTCTCAATACTGATGGCCGCAAAACATCTCTTATAGAAAATGACAGCATTAATCGATGGTCTAACAGgggattaaacaaaaaaagtgacagtgtagGTCCTGAACAAAACCGTACTCAGTTCTTTCCTTCATCTATTCTGGGTAAACCCCCACCTCCCCCATGCAAGCCGGTTGATCAGGGTGTCTCTGAAATTGTGGCAGAGGTAAAAAAGGTGGAGGTACCTGATCCaccagaaaaagacaaaaacaagaatCTAAAAAAGAGACTTAGTGAGACAATTTTTTGTTTGGTGTCTGTCCCTCCTACTCCACAACTCTGTGGGACGATCCGTGATCAGAATAACAACAATGAGAAGTCACCAGACCCAGCAGACAGTCCAAGTGATAATAAAACTGGCCACTTAACAAACCAAAGTCTCCAAAGCACATCTTCAGCTGAAGCTGAGCTGCAAGCACTTACTGGTAGCATAGCAAGCAGCAAAACAAGCAGTAGAGCAAGCagcaaaatgtttaaaagagtACCCTGTAGACCCCCTAAAATAAACCATTACAAGGAGCTGAAACTGTCTGGATCCTGGCCTTCAAACCAGTATCGAGACCAGGAGACACAAACAAGTCCAGAGGCCCAAAAACCTGCCCCTGAAAACAAGGAAGCACAACAAGAACCTGTCCCTCCAGACACTGAGGACCCTCCTGACAGCATAGGTGTAGCGGGCAGTTCCTTCACTTTTCCTATTAAGGGAGTGAAGAGCCTGAAACTGTCAAGCAACAGCGCCTTCTCCCTGACATCCACCTTCTCCAACCAGCTGAACAAGAGCACAGCTCCGCAGCCAGCAGTACCACCCTCAGGAAATGTGGAGGAGAACAAACCAGCAGCAAACACTGGGTCAGAGGCATTGCCACCGTTGCTACTGAAACCGACTGTCCAGCGGCCATGGGATGCAGTCAAAGAGCTTGAGACCATCAAAAAGGAAGTCCAggatcaacagcagcagcagaatagCAAACAGCCCAGCGTTGACAAGTGCATAGAAGACCTCAATGAGGCTTACAAAGACATCTTGGAGCTAGGCACTGCCAGCAATAAAGTCCCAGATGGTTCTGTACAAATCCCTGAGCGTATCAAAATCCGGTTGACATCAGAACCTCTCAACAAGCCCAGCAGCCTTAGGCGCAGTGCAGTAAGCTGGTCAGTTGACCCAGAATACAGGGAAGTCAAGAGCGCCTTCTCCAGGCCTGCAACAAAATCAGTGACTTTCAGCAAGCAGCTTCGGGAGGAACTGCCCGTCCCCCCCAGGGAGACAGGCTTCCGAGAATACAGGGTTCTTTCGCACCTTTCGCGCAGACGGAGCACTGATGGCAGGACAGTAAAACTAGATCTGCCAGATGAGCCCATCGAGACACCACTTTGTGACTTCAGTCCAACAACGCACACCACATCAGCTGAGGTACCCTGGGCAGACAGACAGCCCATGCAGGATGCCTCTACACTCACTAGTCCTCCAGATTATGAGGACATATGCCTGACTTTGCGTCATACTAAAGACCCATCTGATGTCAATAAAGCATCTACAGGCAATTCAAACCCGAATGACCCTGAGACTCCTCAAGATCTCAGTGGTGAATCAGAGGAGGACTGCCCTATTTGTAAAAGAGAGCTTGAGAATCAGATGAGACAGGGTCCATTGCCTCCACTTCATGAGGAGAACAGCTCGGACAGCTCAGCCACTCAAAATGGCAGTCCACCACAATGTGCTGCCTTAGAAAGTCCAGCAGATGATTCCCTAACTGCGGAGCCAAATGACTCAAGTTTGAAACAGTCCGGGTCTGATCTGTGTGGTGAAACAAGGGAACAGAGTACTTTGACACAGGGAGGGAATGAAATAACAGACAATGCTCAAGCAGACAACTTGGACAATATTGGTGCAGTTAATCCTGCTGAGAGCTTATTAATGAATGACGCTACAAAGGAGAGCGCATCCATGATATTAGCAAATGATGTGCCTGCAGACCCCCAAgtcacagaggaacagagagcTAAGGAACTAGAAGCGAAGGAAGCCAGTATAGGAGAAATACCTGAAGGCAGTGCAGACAAACAGTCAGCTGAAGGAAAATTTGAGAATGAGATACAAGACAGTGCAGCGCCTGACGACAAACAGGCGCAGGAGAAGAATCCTTTTGCCGTCCCAGAGCAGAGAGTTGTTCTACGGACTCATTTAGGTCGAGACCACGCAGGGTTACCTGAGTTTCCACCAGATAGACTGCCCCTTTCAGTTCCCCCTAATCCAGACCGCAGGCTGTCTCTTAGCttggagggggagaggaggagcaggggaccTGCTCACCGAATGGAAGCGCTGCAGAACAAGCTGGCTATTTCCCCAGGACGGGTTGCAGTTGAGCGTCTGGCCCGGATGAGGGATGTGGACGTTATGTATCGTATGAGGCGCCTGAGTATCAGGAGCAATGACTCTGGGGAAGGGGACgctgagggggagggggagggaaagGAGGAACAAGTTGAGGAAAGCCACCGTTTGCCTCAGAGAAATAAGGAGAATGACCAAGAGGTCACCAATTCACAGCAGGTCTCTGATGAGACAGTGTTACAAAACAAGGAGTCATCTCTCTCAG AACCCCATGATCCCAGCCGAGTGGAGACATTGTAG